The DNA window AGAAGAAGCATTTCATCTTGCAGGATTTCCCGAACAAATATTTCGTTCAGTAATCTGTGATCACAACACCAGTAACACACTCATCGCCAGCGATGATATCGCTGCGTGTTCTTTGACTGGAAGTGTTGGCGCAGGTGCCAAAGTTGCAAGTGAATCCGGCAAACATATCAAAAAAATGGTTCTGGAACTAGGTGGTTCTGATCCTCATATTGTTCTTGCCGATGCTGATATTGAAAAAGCAGCACAGGGGGCAGTGAAAGGGCGAACAAGTAATGCAGGACAAGTCTGTATAGGCTCAAAGCGTTTTATTGTTCACAAAGCTGTCGCTGACCAATTTTCAACTCGTTTTGCCGAATTGATGCATCAAATAAAAGTTGGCAATCCACTTGACCCAGAAACACAAATGGGTCCTCTGGTTAACGAGCAAGCAGTCAAAGACATGGAACAGTTTGTTGCCGATGCCGTCGCGAATGGAGCCAAAATACTTGCTGGTGGAAAGCGACTCAATCGTCCTGGCTTTTTTTTCCAACCTACTCTGCTTGCAAACACCAAACCCAACATGACTTCAGTATGTACCGAAACATTCGGCCCAATAGCCCCTATTATTATTGTTGAAAGTGATGACGAAGCGATAAAAATCGCAAATCAAACTGAATTTGGGTTAGGTGCTTCTATCTGGACGAAAGATCTGGAAAAAGGCAAATCTCTTGCATCCAAGATTAATGCAGGGGCAGTATTTATTAATTCCATCTCGAAAAGTCATCCTCTGTTGCCTATTGGCGGAATGAAAAAGAGTGGATATGGGCGAGAGTTATCACATTACGGCATTAAAGAATTTGTTAATATTAAGACAATTAATGTGTATGAATAAGATTTTTCATTTTTGGATTTGTTAGCGTCCAAAGGTGAGGCTTAAGAAGTTAAACATCGAATAAGGTTGGGGGGAAGCCCCCTCCGGGGTCAACCGACTCTTCAAGTTAAACATCAACAAATCCGAAAGACGCTAACAAATTAAAGTTATTAAGAAATAAATGTAATACTGGTGATCCCACATGAAAGCTTCCGATTTATTTGTTCACTGCCTCCAACAAGAAGGTGTTGAATATGTGTTTGCAGTCCCTGGTGAAGAAAATCTCGATCTTCTCGAGTCATTACGCACTTCTAAAATTAAAGTCATTGTCAATCGTCATGAACAATGCGCTGCATTTATGGCAGCAACCTATGGTCGTTTAACTGGAAAAGCGGGAGTCTGTCTTGCCACACTTGGTCCTGGTGCAACTAATCTTGTCACAGGAATGGCGCATGCACATCTTGGTGGCATGCCTATGGTTGCTATCACTGGACAAAAAGGGATTCGTGAAAATTTTCAAGCCAGTTTTCAAGTCCTTGATATTGTAAACATGATGCGTCCTCTTACCAAACGTGCAGTGCAAATTCACGGGCCAAAATCAATTCCTAAAGAGATTAGAACTGCATTTAAACTTGCAACAACAGAACGTCACGGAGTATGTCATATTGAACTTCCCGAAGATATTGCTCACGAACAAGTTGATGAGAAATTCGCTTCGTATCATGCAACTACAGTGCGTCGACCAATTGCTGATGAAAAAGCCATCGCCACTGCTGCTGATATGATTAAATCCGCAAAAAATCCTATTTTAATCGTTTCAAGTCGAGCGCAGCGACGCAGTGTGAGTGCCGCCATTAAATCGTTTTGCAACGCAACGGGGCTCTATGTTGTTCACACTCAATTAGGAAAAGGGGTTCTTGGTGATGACCATGCTCAATCACTCTATGCTTTTGGCATCCATAAAAAAGATTATGTGCATTGTATTGTAGAAAAAGCTGATCTTATTGTCACCGTTGGTTATTCTGTAGGAGAACACCCTCCCAGTGTCTGGAATCGTGACATGAACAAGAAAATTTTACATCTTGACTTTACGCCTGCCGAAGTGGATATTTATTACAATCCTACCTGGGAGGTCATTGGCGATATAGGTCAATCACTTGAATCTTTAACAAAACAACTTAACGGATATCATTATGCTGGAAGTTATGAGAAAAAAGTCAAGACTGAATTAACAACAAAATTATTAGTAGAAGAAGCCGAAAACTCTTCATTTCCCCTTCGTCCTCGCCGTATTGTCAAAGAATGCCGAGCAGTATTAGGCAAAGAAGATATTATTTGCTTAGATAACGGCATTTACAAATTATGGTTCTCACGTCACTATCCTACTTATAATATTGGCACATTTTTACTTGATAATGCTCTTGCCACCATGGGTGCAGGACTTCCTAGTGCCATGACTGCAAAATTATTGTATCCCCAAAAAAGAGTTCTTGCTGTTTGCGGCGATGGTGGATTTATGATGAATTCTCAGGAACTTGAGACTGCTGTTCGCTTAAAACTTAATATTGTTGTTCTCATACTCAATGACAACGCCTATGGTTTTATCAAATGGAAACAACAAAACGCTGGCTTTAAAGATTTTTCACTTGACTACTCAAATCCTGATTTTGTTAAGTACGCCGAAGCCTATGGTGCCAAAGGATACAAAGTAACCAAAGCAGAAGAGTTAGGAAAAATCCTTGAGAAAGCATTTGGCCAAAAGGGACCAGTACTCATTGAATGCCCAATTGATTACAGCGAGAATAATAAAGTCTGGGGCGAAGAATTAGGAAATATCCTGTGTCCGTTGTAAATAAGTAATGAGATCCACTGTATGCCTGAGTGATTCACAAGGAAGATTTTTATACTCTCTTTTCATAATTCTTTCCATGATTGGATATATTTTAGGATTAGCTTTTCTTCCGGTGAGTGTAATACTTTTTCTCAATGCTTTTGGCTTCTTGGGCTTATCAGAACTCTTCGGAATGCCACTTCTCTTACTTGGTGCATTAGGTGTTATCATAGTCATGATTGGTGATGTTATTGATGCTCATACGCAACAAAGTCATAGAATACGCACCACTATTGTCTGTCTTTTAATCATGCTTCCTGCATTTGTCTATTTTCTCTCATTTCTTATTACCTTCCCTGCTGTTATTACTTCCTCGCTTCCCGTCATTATTGCCAGCTTTCTCTTTGTTGAAGGTGTAAGTAGCCTCTTGATTGGCGCGGAATAGGCCTTTTCTCATATCAAATCTATCGGTTTTCTTTCTAAAGAGTGGTAATCTAAGTTTTTAAACTACTCTCAATTATTGATGATGTTATGAGTCTACTTCAACAAGTTAAGAATTTTTTTCAGCATCAACCAGAACACATCTCTTTTGAGGAATATAAAAAATTATTTATCGGGGCTCTCCAACTCGCAAATGAAGGGACAGGAGGAACAAAACCTGCTGAAATGATAGCATTACTTACAACCAGTCCAAAATATATTCGCAATCTTGAAAAAGCATTCAATTTGGTTGTTTCCAATAAAAAAGAAGAAGCATATCTTTTAGCTGTAATCTCCATTCTTCTGGACGAAGCTATGAAAGAATTAAAATGGCCTGCTCGCAAGCAAGAATACCAAAGAATCGTTGAAGCCGCAATGAGAGGTAAAGTTCATTAATTCAACTTTTTATATTTTCTTAAATCCTCACTGTTCTAGTCCCATTCTAAAATCAGTCAAATCGAGAAGAATTTCTAAAATACTTTTTTGATTCACTAAGAGTAAAAGATCAGTTGTAGGTATTAATTTGGCATTTTTCGCAATCAATCTCTTTACTTCATCTCGATTTTTACTAAGTTGATTTACTCTCTCTAACGAGAACGAATAGAATAGTTCATAATATAATCGCAGCGAGAGATGGATCTGTTCAAATATTTCAATACTCTTGGGGTTAAATCTTTGTCTTTGTGACACAATATCACGCGCATTATATTTGAACACGTCCATGATCTTATCAATTGACGCAATGATGTGATAATAAAAACAGGTTTTTTTGACGTCTGGATAACCATATTTATTGAGTAGTCGTAACGCATAGCTCACAAACTTATTCACGTTGTCATGCATTAATTCAATGCCCTCAATTAAAGCGAGGTCTTTCTTTCGTATCCCCTCGAGAAACGCTTCTGAAGTTTGAATAAGAAGAAGAAAAATACGTCGTAGTATAATCCGAAAATCCTCGTCTGATTCTTTAGCCAAAGTCTTGATGAGCATGGATTTCTCCGAATGCTCAACAACCTCTGCCCCAATAAGACGATTTGTGATTTCATGAACAATGCCTGGATAAGACACATGGATCTCCTTACGATAATGGGCAGTTGATGGCTTAGTAAAATGAATCTCTATTTCATTATACCCGAAGCGATACAAACTCATAATATAGAGCAATGCTGAGGTTCGATCCAGCTTAGTTATATCAATCTTAATCTTCTCATGTTTGATTGGTTGTTTGGTAGAAATAATAACACTTCCGCCCTCTTTCTCCACATAGACATTATTGCCTTTTGTAAGACCGTGACTCTTAATCCAATCACTGGGTAATGCGACTGTAAGACTCGAGAGACCATGTTGGATGAGCTTGCGTTGATCCATGTATGTCTTGTTTTAGTTCTCTTTTTATAAGATTTTTGTAAAAATGTATACAGTATACATTAAGTATGCACTAAATATATACTCCTCGATCAAAAACGCTTAAACTATGGGTAATAATGTTTAAATGTTTAGGGGGAAATAAAATGGCTTTAATCAAAATGAGTGCCTATGATGGTACGCCCGTCTCTGGGATGGAAAGAGATGCAGCACATGTGCTTCTGCGTCACGAGTCTGAATCAGGAGACTACAAACACAAAGATCATCATGTCCAAATGTTCCTAATGACTCCGGAAGGGATCTACATCCCTAAAAGATCAGATCAAGCAGCAGACAATCAAGGTCAATATGAAATGAGCTTTGGCACGCATCAACTTGCTTCTGATTTAAGTCTTCTAAAAACAGTGTTGAGGGTTCGAGAAGAACTTGGTCTGGATATCGTTGAGATGGAATATAAAGATTGGGTATGTGATATCCAAAAAGGTAACAATATCTATCTGCGACGCTTAGCAATGATACCTACATTTCTCTCTGAGAGGGTTGATCCAGATGGAAAAAGTTGGATGAATGTAACGCATGAAGATCTTGTTTTGGGCTATACCTATGCCCCATTACCTAATGTTGCAAGTGAACATCGGCTATACACAACTGATGAGCTTTTGAAAGATATTCAAACCTCACCTGAGAAATTTACAGGGGATGTGAGAAAATTATTTATGTTGAATCATAATGCTTTAAGAGATCTTGAACAAAGGATTAAATAATTTTTTTCTTACTTCCTTTTCAATTCGAAGCCTTCCTTCGTATCGCCCATAATCCAGCCCATGGCATCAATCTCAGAACGAATTTCATCAGACTTGATCCAATCTTTAGCCATACGAGCTTTCAATCGTTCATGAGCTAATTTTACAACCTGAGCAGGAATCTTCTCTTCCATGACGTGATCTAATTTCAATCCTAAAACAGAATCCATCTTTAATAAAATTGTATATTTTTCAGAGACAGACAGCGAGTCATCTTTCACCACTTCCCATACGGTTGCGAGTGCTTTTGGCATATTAAGATCATCATTAATATCTTTGGTAAATGCTTCAATATGTTCCCTTGCGTTACGTCCTAATTCTTCCTCTTGTGCTCCTTCTTTTTTCAACTCCAAGAATTTTTCATAGAGTCGTCGTCGGGCATTCTTTGCTCCTTCAAGTGCTTCAAATGAGAACATTAATGGATTACGATAATGTGTGCCTAGGCAAAAATAGCGATAATCTAACGGATCAATACCACGATCAATCAATGTCTGCAAAATTACAAAGTTATCTCCCGATTTCGCCATCTTCTCGCCGCCGCTAATAACCAAAAATTCTCCATGAAGCCAATAACGCACCCATGGTTTTTTTCCGGTAGCGCCTTCTGCTTGCGCAATCTCGTTAGTGTGGTGTACAGAAATGTGGTCAATACCCCCACAGTGAATATCGAACTGTTCTCCTAAGTAACGAGTTGCCATGGCAGAACATTCAATGTGCCAGCCAGGATAGCCAACTCCCCACGGTGAGTCCCATTTCATCTCTTGATCTTGAAATTTTGATTTTGTAAACCATAATACGAAATCATGAGGATTTTTCTTATTTTCATCCTGTTCGACTCTTGCTTTTGCATCAGCATCTAATTTAAGTCTAGCCAGTTTCCCATAATCAGATAATTTGGAAGTATCAAAATAGACATTTCCCCCGCGTGAATACGTAAATCCCTGCTTCTCTAACTTTTGAATCATTTCAATTTGTTCTTTGATATGGTCAGTTGCTTTACATAGCACTGTCGGAGCAAGCAGATTTAATCGGTGAGTATCTGCAACAAACGCGTTGGTATAAAATTGCGCGACTTCCCAGACTGTTTTACCTTCACGGCGTGCTCCTTTAAGCATCTTATCCTCACCAGTATCATCATTTTCTCCTGTAAGATGGCCCACGTCAGTGATATTCATTACATGCTCAACGTCATAGCCGTTCCACATCAACACTCGCCGTAAAATGTCCTCAAACAAAAAAGAACGTAAGTTTCCAATGTGCATGAAATTGTACACGGTTGGACCGCAAGTGTACATCTTTGCTTTATGCAAAGAGAGAGAGGTAAATGTTTCCTTTGATCGAGAGAGTGTATTAAACAACGTGAGGACCATAATTGGTTAAAAGAATAATCCTAATTTAAAGATTCTGTTTCTATTAATAATATCGAATCATTCAAAGTTAAAATTCCACAACTTCTGCATCATCCAGCGCTTTTTGTAAAATATCTGCATCAACATGTTCTAAATCTTGACGCACCCGATCCGGTTCAGATTTTGTCGAAGGACTTTTAGGTCCTAGAAGATTACAAATCTCGGGACCTTTTGATGTTTCATAGGTGCCAATTTTCTTAGCTACATTGATAATTTCTTGTTTATCATATGTAAGCAGCGGACGTAAAATCTCCATGCTTACATTTTTTGTAATTGAAGTAAGATTACTCAACGTCTGGCTCGAAACTTGTCCTAAATTTTCTCCCGTAATCAAAAATTGCGCATCCTCTTGTGCAGCGATTAATGTAGCGCAACGCATCATCATAATTTTACCTAAAACATAATAATCTTTATGTTGACACTTTTCCACTAATGCTTTAAGAACAGGTGTAAACGGCACAAGATACAATTTCCTAACCTGCAAGATCTTGCACAACTCTTTGACTTTCTCAATCTCTCTGCCATCCGTAAGAGGGAGTTGATGGAAATGAACTGCAATAATCTCAAGCCGTTGCTGCATCAAATGAATCGCTACTGGAGAATCAATCCCTCCAGAAAGTAACGCAACCCCTTTTTCCATGTCTAGAAGAGTAAGATAAAGCTATTTAAAATTTGTTATTCTCAATACTATCTCCAATTACTGTTATTCACGATGAATCAAGCCATATCCTTCCAAGTTGGGTTGTGTTGCTCGAAGAGAATGAAACGTATTTGTAACAAAATCAACATAGGCTGCACTTTCATTTGAACGTCTTACAACACGATCTAATGTTCCTAATCTGGTCCCTAAACCAGGAAAAATTCCCCAGAATGCCCCGCCGATTTCAATTCTATCCACCAAATTGTGAACATGATAGAAAACAACTCGTGGGCTGTTACGTGCTCCTACTCCTGCGCAATATCCTTTAATAGTAGGATCGTTTTCCCATGGTGTAATATTTGTTCTCAAAGTTTCTTCCAAATATTCCTTTGACCGACACACATCTCTTTCTACTCTAGGACGGACATCTCCCCTTATCCAATCTAACATATCACGTTCAAGTTCGTAATGGACTTCACCATATGGGCCATTTCCTAAAACGAGTTGAACAACTCGTCGCTTGCTTGTTTCGTCTAAGCTCATAGTTACCAAAATCATCTTTCCATTAAAAAATATTTAGGTTGTGTGGAATTATTGTACTGTTCTTTTTACCACACACGCTGGCAGACAGGTAAATTTCTGCTCATCCAAAATAAGCAATAATTCATGACGTTTCAAGACATTCTTCAAAATAGATCTAATCTCCATTAAAAATGCATTAAATTCAATAGTTGTTTTAACACGCACTTCTACCTGTACTTCCGCAAGACCACTCGTTTTGTAATAAAAAGTAACGTGGGGATGATTCCAAAGATAGGTGAAAAGCGTTTTTTCGAGCGCATGAGTCATCTTGCCTAATCGCAGTGCAACAAAGAACCAATTGTACCCTTGTTTTTGTGTGCCAGACCAGACTTCTGGACGGTATTTTATAATTACTCCTTCTTGCTCAAGTCGCTTAACACGATAGGCAACCGTCTCACGTGCAACGCCAATCTGCTGGCTAATATCTATCATGGATACGCGGCAATTTTTTGCCATAATCTGCAGGATTGCGAGATCCTGTTGTGTAATAGAAGTCGTACGAGGCGCATGCGATTGCGGATAAACGCGAGGTGTAATTGTATCAAACAAAAATGACAACGGCACAGGCTGTTCTTCAACAATATACTCTGTCATGTATGTATCTACATATTCTTTGTATTCATCTTCAATATCACGCATGATCTCACTCATTTCCTCATGGTTGTGAACAAAGAATTTGATAATCACATCATAATTACCAATGCATTTCACCTGCCAAGCTATGTGAGGATGATCTTTAAGTTGTGTCAAAATTTCTTCTTCTTTACGAATATCAATCCGTTTGAAACGCATATATGCAAAAAATACTTTCCATCCCAATTTGCGAACATCAACAATGGTATTAAAACCAGTAAACAATCCTAACTCTAACATCCGTTTGACTCTATACGCAACTGCCTCTTTGCTTAATTTTACATTTTTCGCAATTTCGGAATATGGTTTACGCGCATCATCATACAATTCGGCAATTATCTTTCGATCTTTTAGCGTGAGAGAAATGGGATCTTGTTCTTTCATTTTTTCGTTTTTGGCATAGTGGCTATTTAAAAGTTTTGAATTGCAAAAATCAAGTGTAAAAACGTATAAGAAGTACATAACATCGTTTCAAAGCATGACTAAAATTCTCATCATTGGTTTTGGTGGAACCATCTCCATGGTGGTAGACGAAGCCAGCAAATCTATTGTTCCAGCCAAGAATATCCAAGAACTTCTTGAAATGGTTCCTACGATTCGCGATCTCGCCACCATCGAGTTTGTTGACTTAGAAAATTTGGATAGTACTAATGTCAACCCTTCTCATTGGACAAAGTTATCGTTCTACATCATTGAACATCATGACGAATTTGATGTATTTATCGTGACACATGGAACAAACACCATGGCATACACTGCGTCAGCGCTTGCACTCTCATTAGGTCGAGGACTCAAAAAACCAGTAATTATAACAGGTTCACAAATGCCTCTTATACTTTGCGGTACTGATGCGCGTTTTAATTTAGAGAACTCCGTTAAAGCCGCGGTCAAAGCAGTGCGAGATCGCATCGTTGAAGTTATGATTGTATTCTCCGATGTTATTCTGCGTGGGTCACGTTGCGTCAAAGTAAGTGAATCAGATTTTCGCGCATTTACCTCTCCTGCTCTTGAACCAATTGGAATCATCAAATCAACGGGCGTGTGGTTTCGTTCTAATGCCTTTTTGCGCGATGATACGCTGCCTTTTGATCCCTATCCTCATTTTGAAACTGGTGTTCTTTCTGTTGATCTCACGCCTGGGCAGAGTCCTGATCTCATTCGTGAAATATTCAAGTCAGGTAAATGTAAAGGTATGATTCTCAAATCGCATGGGGCAGGATCAGTGCCCTCAGAGGGGGAACATTCATTTCTTCCATTAATCAAAGCAGCAACCCAACTCTACAAAATCCCCATTCTGGTTTCTACCAAATTTCTTGGCGGCAATGCCTACAAAGAAATCAACGATGCACCAGCTGTCGAAGCAATGGAAGCCGGTGCTATTCCTACGGGTGATTTGACTGATGTTATGGCAGAAGTTAAATTGATGTGGCTGCTTTCGCGTGGTTTTAAAACCCGTGATCAATTAATAGAAGAAATCAGCAAAGATTATGTGGGTGAAGTAACACCGTTTTGGAAAAAGTAATCGCTGGATTTATTGATTATCTCTGTGTTTATTCTAGTTTCCAATTCTGCCGCATAAATCCCATTGGAACTAAATTCACATCACGTTGCGTATAATATCTATTCATAGCAAAATCAACATAGAAAATTCCATTTTGTGTACGATTTACCACACAATCCAGAGTAGCTTCCCGATTAAAAAATGATCCAGGTACAGATAATTCAGCGACAAGGTTGCCTACATTATAAAATACTACTCTGCCATCCGATTCAGCATTTAATGTTACATTGTATCCTCTTTTTTGAGGATCTGTGCTTTTTGGATCAAAGTCACGTCCCAATGAGTGGCTCAAATACGGCAACGCATCATTAATACTATTAGTTAAAGACGTAAGACGCATCCTATCTGTGCGAAAGAAGTCAAGTATATCTGCTGCAACACGGTAATGCGTTTCACCATATGGTGCAGTGCCAAGAGCCTGTTCAACTACTACTCTTTTTTCATTTGAATTCAAATCCATAAATTTTTCGAACAGCTCTTGTTTTAAAAAGATTTAGATTTTAGAGTCAAATCATTCTTCTGATTTACTCTCTCCTCATTTTTTCCTCTCTCTCTCTTTTCTCTCCTCTCTTCTTTTCTTTCCTTTCTTCTTTTCTCTTATCATTTCTAGCCACAAAACGCATTTTTTTTAACACTATTTTTGACTCTAACCAAATCTTTATATCTAACCTCACTCTTCAAAACACCATGCAAAAAATGTGGTGGTCACTCTTCATAATGCTTGTAGTTTTACCTGTAACCCTTGCCAGTGACTTATACATGCATGAATCACTTGATATTTCTCTCCAAGTCTCCGGAAATTGGACTACCACTGCCGCAGATCAAACTAATTCCATCAATGCAGATCTTTTATTAGTCCCTCAATCTGATTTTCGCCAAGACCTTCTCTCTTGGAAAACAACGGGAGAAAAAACTGATCAAGGACTTCATTTTAGTTGGACTAAACCCCTTCCAGTCTCTGCCTCATTAGGATATACAACTCTTGTTCATACCAAAAACATTCATCAAGTTATTTCTCATCCTATTCCTTTCCCTTTAAGTTCCGTTCAACTTATAGGAGTAGAAGAATATCTTCAGCCTACCGCTACAATCGATTCCCAAAACCCCATAATCATCAAAAAAGCAGCTGAGATTACTCAAAGTCAAACTGATTTATTTAAAGCAACATTTGTTATGGCAAGCTGGGTTGAACAAAATGTGAAATATAATATCAGTAACACACTTACCGCAACGGCATCGCAAAAAGCATCATGGGTTTTAGAGAATAAAGAGGGTGTCTGTGACGAAATGACATCATTATTTATTGCCATGGCAAGATCACAAGGTGTTCCTGCCCGTTTTGTTTCCGGAATTTCATATACTACGGATCCTTCTGTTGTCGCTGCCGTCGGTTCAAATTGGGCACCCCATGGGTGGGCAGAAGTCTATTTTCCCACTATTGGGTGGGTTCCGTTCGATATTACTTTCGGAGAATATGGTTATATTGATGTAACTCACATTAAAATGCGTGAAAGCGCAGATCCTGCGACTCCTGCAACAACCTATCAATGGTTTGGTAATAATGTTGAACTCATCACAACTCCATTATCATTCGACGTAACTGTTACTAAAGGGGGAAATCATGTCCAGGAACCTTTAGAATTAGAGTATACGCTTCTTGACAATAAAATTGAATTTGGCAGTTATAACCTTATCAAAGCTATTGTTAAAAATACTGCTGATTCTTACACCGCGACAACTCTGCATCTTGCAGCTCCGACAGAGATATCTATCCTTGGTCGAAATCGCCGCACAGTGCTTTTGACTCCTAAGGAGGTACGTGAAACTTATTGGGTTGTGCGTGCTCCGCAAGATCTTGACACTTCATTTATCTACAATTTTCCTTTTCTAATATATACAGAAAAAAATCTCAGTATAGGTGGAACATTTACTTCAAAACCAGGTTCTCGATATTATTCTCAACAAGACATTGCTGCATTAACCATACATGATGAAGAAAAAAGTTATTCTCGCGAACTTGATCTTTCCTGTGATGTTCCCTCTCAACTCTTCATAGGACAAATTGCCCAAGCTCATTGTACTCTTACCAATAGGGGCAATACTACCCTTAAAGCATTACAATTTTGTGTCGAAAAATCCTGTATTGCTCAAGATGTTAACCCATTAAAGACTATCTCTCAAGACGTTTCTTTGGCAACTTCACAAGCAGGGTTTACTCATATAATCTTATCTGCTGAAAACGAATTGGTTGAAAAACGAGTTCGCTTTCCGTATCTTGTGTCTGACAACCCTTCATTGAATGTTTCATTAATCGTTCCTTCTACTGCACAACTCAAACAACCTCTGCCTCTTACCGTGAAATTAACAAAAACATCATTTAGTGTGCCTCATAATGTACACATCTTATTGCAAGGGGCCGGTTTTGAACATACTTGGACTCTTGATGAACTTGCCAGTCAAGAAGAATTGGTATTAGAACTTTCTAACCCTCCCATTTCATTTAACAACGAATACACTGTCCAAGTCA is part of the Candidatus Woesearchaeota archaeon genome and encodes:
- a CDS encoding transglutaminase domain-containing protein, whose translation is MQKMWWSLFIMLVVLPVTLASDLYMHESLDISLQVSGNWTTTAADQTNSINADLLLVPQSDFRQDLLSWKTTGEKTDQGLHFSWTKPLPVSASLGYTTLVHTKNIHQVISHPIPFPLSSVQLIGVEEYLQPTATIDSQNPIIIKKAAEITQSQTDLFKATFVMASWVEQNVKYNISNTLTATASQKASWVLENKEGVCDEMTSLFIAMARSQGVPARFVSGISYTTDPSVVAAVGSNWAPHGWAEVYFPTIGWVPFDITFGEYGYIDVTHIKMRESADPATPATTYQWFGNNVELITTPLSFDVTVTKGGNHVQEPLELEYTLLDNKIEFGSYNLIKAIVKNTADSYTATTLHLAAPTEISILGRNRRTVLLTPKEVRETYWVVRAPQDLDTSFIYNFPFLIYTEKNLSIGGTFTSKPGSRYYSQQDIAALTIHDEEKSYSRELDLSCDVPSQLFIGQIAQAHCTLTNRGNTTLKALQFCVEKSCIAQDVNPLKTISQDVSLATSQAGFTHIILSAENELVEKRVRFPYLVSDNPSLNVSLIVPSTAQLKQPLPLTVKLTKTSFSVPHNVHILLQGAGFEHTWTLDELASQEELVLELSNPPISFNNEYTVQVTWESESGSSYSVSSQASLKGEAKSWKDKVVFAFNSILGIFS